The window TCGCATGGGACGACGCGCCCTCGACCGTGGAGACTACCGACGTGCTGCCGAGCTGTTCATGCAAGTCCGGGCGCGCGATCGCAAGGCGGCTATCGCCGGCGACGCACTCTATTGGCATGCCTTTGCCAGCGCGCGCCTCGGCTCCACGGCCGGGCTGCAAACGGCGCTGGCATCCCTGGAGGCCCTGGCCAGCGAGTTTCCCCGGGCGATGAACCGCGATGCGCGGGCGCTCCGGGTACGCGTCTGCGGATCGTTGGCTTCCCAGGGAAATGAAGGGTGCGCCCGGGAGATCCGGGAAGTGGCCGGTGGCTCTGGCTCCTCGGGCGGGGGCACCGGCGTCGCTCGACCCCGCACGGCGGCCGGCCAGGAACAAGGGTGCCCGGATGACGACGATGACGAGCGCGTCGAGGCGCTCAATGCGCTCCTCCAGATGGATGCCGAGGCGGCGCTCCCGATCCTCGAGAAGACCCTCGCCCGTCGCGATCGCTGCTCGGCCGCGCTCCGGCGCAAGGCGATCTTTCTGGTCTCGCAAAAGCGCGAGGCGCGCTCGGCCGACATCCTCATGAACAGCCTGCGCTCCGACCCCGATGGCGAGGTGCGCGAGCAGGCGGTGTTCTGGCTCGGACAGCTGCGTGACGACCGTGCGGTCACCATGCTGGAAGAAATCCTCAAGACCGAGAAGGACGAAGACGTGCTCGACAAGGCGGTCTTCGCCCTGTCCCAGCACCGCAGCCCGCGCGCGGCGGCCATGCTCCGCGACCTGGCGCAGCGCGACAACGCCCCCAAGCAGCAACGCGAACAGGCGATCTTCTGGCTCGGCCAGCAAAAGTCCGCGGACAACGCCAACCTGCTCATCGGGCTGTTCGCGCGGGTGAACGACGAGGACCTCAAGGAC is drawn from Gemmatimonadota bacterium and contains these coding sequences:
- a CDS encoding HEAT repeat domain-containing protein, with amino-acid sequence MNRTLLSLLLGAAIPVAAQPTLSDLARDVVASTRALTPGLSSLSALSRLSALASLSPLHADEPDQAADSLYRMGRRALDRGDYRRAAELFMQVRARDRKAAIAGDALYWHAFASARLGSTAGLQTALASLEALASEFPRAMNRDARALRVRVCGSLASQGNEGCAREIREVAGGSGSSGGGTGVARPRTAAGQEQGCPDDDDDERVEALNALLQMDAEAALPILEKTLARRDRCSAALRRKAIFLVSQKREARSADILMNSLRSDPDGEVREQAVFWLGQLRDDRAVTMLEEILKTEKDEDVLDKAVFALSQHRSPRAAAMLRDLAQRDNAPKQQREQAIFWLGQQKSADNANLLIGLFARVNDEDLKDKIIFSLSQVRSPATDKWMLDLATNEKEDVEVRKKALFWAGQNKAVSIEALGQMYDRMTDREMREQVIFVVAQRRDAGAVEKLIDIARTDKDRELRKRAVFWLGQSKDPKALKAIEELINR